Proteins encoded within one genomic window of Bradyrhizobium sp. 186:
- a CDS encoding di-trans,poly-cis-decaprenylcistransferase, protein MQSDVTSQTEKLHVGIIMDGNGRWATRRGLSRARGHEAGVEAIRRIVEIAPKQGIGTLTLYAFSTDNWRRPKAEVAALMTLLRFYLANEVQSLVKNGVRLTVIGRRDRLPDGIANAIARAEDATTHGRTLHLRIAVDYSARDAILNAAAKAAALTNLTREAFSQLVTGEAGLRDVDLIIRTSGEKRLSDFLLWEGAYAELHFTERMWPEFDAADLADALASFHGRERRFGGLQAIMPEEVPSLSRV, encoded by the coding sequence ATGCAAAGTGACGTCACGTCCCAAACCGAAAAGCTTCATGTCGGCATCATCATGGACGGCAACGGACGATGGGCGACGCGCCGCGGCCTGTCGCGCGCGCGCGGTCATGAAGCCGGCGTCGAGGCGATCCGCCGCATCGTCGAGATCGCGCCCAAGCAGGGCATCGGCACGCTGACGCTCTACGCCTTCTCCACCGACAATTGGCGCAGGCCGAAAGCCGAGGTCGCCGCGCTGATGACGCTGTTGCGCTTCTATCTCGCCAACGAGGTGCAGAGCCTGGTGAAAAACGGCGTGCGCCTCACCGTGATCGGCCGCCGCGACCGGCTTCCGGACGGCATCGCTAACGCCATTGCGCGCGCGGAGGACGCCACCACGCATGGCCGTACGCTGCATCTGCGCATCGCCGTCGACTATTCCGCGCGCGACGCCATCCTCAATGCCGCCGCGAAGGCGGCCGCGCTGACGAACCTCACCCGCGAGGCATTCTCGCAGCTCGTCACCGGCGAGGCCGGCTTGCGCGATGTCGATCTCATCATCCGCACCAGCGGCGAGAAGCGGCTGTCGGACTTCCTGCTGTGGGAAGGCGCCTATGCGGAATTGCACTTCACCGAGCGGATGTGGCCTGAATTCGATGCCGCCGATCTCGCGGACGCGTTGGCGTCATTCCACGGCCGTGAGCGCCGTTTCGGCGGCTTGCAGGCGATCATGCCGGAGGAGGTGCCTTCACTCTCCCGTGTGTGA
- a CDS encoding cyclic nucleotide-binding domain-containing protein, protein MRAVLDYCTGGTERQVTAGTLIITEGGTTGHLYVLMQGKLEVLKGEMVVATVTEPGAVLGEMSVLLGQPHTATVRACSDAVVYEFEDAASVLKREPEVALLIARLLAQRLNVANTYLADLKRQYAGHGTHLAMVGEVLQSMINLPPLEVSPGSDRQSDPRM, encoded by the coding sequence ATGCGCGCAGTTCTGGACTATTGCACCGGCGGAACGGAGCGGCAGGTCACGGCCGGGACGCTCATCATCACCGAGGGCGGCACCACCGGCCATCTCTATGTGCTGATGCAAGGCAAGCTCGAGGTGCTCAAGGGCGAGATGGTGGTCGCCACCGTCACCGAGCCCGGCGCGGTGCTCGGTGAGATGTCGGTGCTGCTGGGACAGCCGCACACGGCGACGGTGCGGGCCTGCTCCGACGCGGTCGTCTACGAGTTCGAGGATGCCGCCTCGGTCCTCAAGCGGGAGCCTGAGGTCGCGCTCCTGATTGCGCGCCTGCTGGCGCAGCGGCTCAATGTCGCCAATACGTATCTCGCCGATCTCAAGCGGCAATATGCCGGCCATGGCACGCATCTGGCCATGGTCGGCGAGGTGCTCCAGAGCATGATCAACCTGCCGCCGCTTGAGGTCTCGCCAGGCTCGGATCGACAATCCGATCCAAGGATGTAA
- a CDS encoding metallophosphoesterase, translating into MRCLVVADLHYSLPQFDWLVSAAPQFDLVIFAGDALDIGSMVDFRAQIVVVKKYLALLAAQTKVILCSGNHDLDERNADGEKVSRWISEVRELGIACDGDSLTIGDTLFTVCPWWDGPLVKQRLADQLRDAATGRPQRWIWAHHAPPADSPTSWGGKRFFGDVELVQWIMQYQPSLVISGHVHQSPFIKDGSWFDRLGPTWVVNAGLQPGRPPTHIVLDLDADKAFWLAAGEAQWIDLSAPLRRPALPVEAPPDWLTSLDRIVDPSLARPQAAAG; encoded by the coding sequence ATGCGCTGCCTGGTCGTGGCCGACCTGCACTACTCGCTGCCGCAGTTCGACTGGCTGGTCAGCGCGGCGCCGCAATTCGACCTCGTGATCTTCGCCGGCGATGCGCTCGACATCGGCTCGATGGTGGATTTTCGCGCGCAGATCGTGGTGGTGAAGAAATACCTTGCGTTGCTTGCCGCACAGACCAAGGTCATCCTCTGCTCCGGCAATCACGATCTCGACGAACGCAATGCGGACGGCGAGAAAGTCTCGCGCTGGATCTCGGAGGTCCGCGAGCTCGGCATTGCCTGCGACGGCGACAGCCTCACCATTGGCGATACGCTGTTCACGGTGTGCCCGTGGTGGGACGGTCCGCTGGTCAAGCAGCGCCTCGCCGATCAGCTGCGTGACGCCGCCACCGGCCGGCCGCAGCGATGGATCTGGGCGCATCATGCGCCGCCGGCGGATTCGCCGACGAGCTGGGGCGGCAAGCGCTTCTTCGGCGATGTCGAGCTGGTGCAGTGGATCATGCAATATCAGCCGTCGCTGGTGATCTCGGGCCATGTGCATCAATCGCCGTTCATCAAGGACGGCTCGTGGTTCGACCGGCTCGGCCCGACCTGGGTCGTCAACGCCGGCCTGCAACCCGGCCGGCCGCCGACGCACATCGTGCTGGACCTCGACGCTGACAAGGCGTTCTGGCTGGCGGCGGGCGAAGCACAGTGGATCGATCTCAGCGCGCCATTGAGGCGGCCGGCTCTGCCGGTCGAGGCTCCACCCGACTGGCTTACATCCTTGGATCGGATTGTCGATCCGAGCCTGGCGAGACCTCAAGCGGCGGCAGGTTGA
- a CDS encoding DNA-3-methyladenine glycosylase I — translation MTSFKTVRARAEKRKGGPKALDKLMPAKPDLKRLARLGDDRILAEMTKRVFCAGFAWSVIDAKWDGFKDAFLHFQPAKLAFQPEDYWEGLLRDARIVRNGAKILSVRDNAAFVQEIAKEHGSFGKFLASWPSSDEIGLLDLLTKRGSRLGGNTGQMLLRFVGWDGFVTSRDVVACLRDAGLDIAEEVKSKRDLARVQAQFNAWAEETGLSYTYLSRICALSVGEQRSE, via the coding sequence ATGACCTCCTTCAAGACCGTTCGCGCCCGCGCCGAAAAGCGCAAGGGCGGGCCCAAGGCGCTGGACAAGCTGATGCCGGCAAAGCCCGACCTGAAGCGGCTGGCCAGGCTCGGCGACGATCGCATCCTCGCCGAGATGACCAAGCGGGTGTTTTGCGCGGGCTTTGCCTGGAGCGTGATCGACGCGAAATGGGACGGTTTTAAAGACGCCTTCCTGCACTTCCAGCCGGCCAAGCTCGCCTTCCAGCCCGAAGACTATTGGGAGGGCCTGCTGCGCGACGCGCGCATCGTGCGCAACGGTGCCAAGATTCTCTCGGTGCGCGACAACGCCGCCTTCGTCCAGGAGATCGCCAAGGAGCACGGCAGCTTCGGCAAGTTTCTGGCGAGTTGGCCGTCGTCCGACGAAATCGGCCTGCTCGATCTCCTCACCAAGCGCGGCAGCCGGCTAGGCGGCAATACCGGCCAGATGCTGCTGCGCTTCGTCGGCTGGGACGGCTTCGTCACGTCCAGGGACGTCGTCGCCTGTCTGCGTGATGCCGGCCTCGACATTGCCGAAGAGGTCAAGTCAAAGCGCGATCTCGCCAGGGTGCAGGCGCAGTTCAACGCCTGGGCCGAGGAGACCGGTCTGTCCTACACATACTTGTCGCGCATCTGCGCGCTGTCGGTGGGCGAGCAACGAAGCGAATGA
- a CDS encoding diguanylate cyclase, which yields MAKPTKTVDIADSYAVRLMQHLVVPTFVIDPKRRVVIWNRACERLTGVAASEVTGTTKHWQAFYETKRHCLADLVALDRPGQLPELYSEYAARGHNGLGFSAENWCVMPKLGSQLYLAIDAGPIHDEAGNLIAVVETLRDLTDQKRAEMALKELATKDGLTGLSNRRSFDQMLMTEWARAQRTQKPLALLFVDVDHFKLFNDRHGHQPGDECLRAVAAVVSRHAMRPLDLASRYGGEEFALILPEMNSDAACAIAEEIRSAVMALRIAHAAVGAGDHVTLSVGVASHIPGESDGGPDRLLGSADEALYAAKRLGRNRVICAERLLAELGGLGRDPLPVPAPARRKSA from the coding sequence ATGGCGAAACCTACCAAAACCGTCGACATCGCGGATTCCTACGCGGTGCGGCTGATGCAGCATCTGGTGGTGCCGACCTTCGTGATCGACCCGAAGCGCCGCGTCGTGATCTGGAATCGCGCCTGCGAGCGGTTGACCGGCGTCGCCGCCTCGGAAGTGACGGGCACGACAAAGCACTGGCAGGCCTTCTACGAGACCAAGCGCCATTGCCTCGCCGATTTGGTCGCGCTCGACCGGCCGGGACAGCTGCCGGAGCTCTATTCGGAATATGCCGCGCGCGGTCACAACGGCCTCGGCTTCAGCGCGGAAAACTGGTGCGTGATGCCGAAGCTCGGCAGCCAGCTCTATCTCGCCATCGACGCCGGTCCGATTCACGACGAGGCCGGCAATCTGATCGCGGTGGTGGAGACGCTGCGCGACCTCACCGATCAGAAGCGCGCCGAGATGGCGCTCAAGGAGCTCGCCACCAAGGACGGCTTGACCGGGCTCTCGAACCGCCGCTCCTTCGACCAGATGCTGATGACGGAGTGGGCCCGCGCCCAGCGGACGCAGAAGCCCTTAGCGCTGCTGTTCGTCGACGTCGATCATTTCAAGCTGTTCAACGACCGGCACGGCCACCAGCCCGGGGACGAATGCCTGCGCGCGGTCGCCGCCGTCGTCAGCCGGCATGCGATGCGCCCGCTCGACCTCGCCAGCCGCTATGGCGGCGAGGAGTTCGCATTGATCCTGCCGGAGATGAATAGCGACGCCGCCTGTGCCATCGCCGAGGAGATTCGCAGTGCGGTCATGGCCTTGCGGATCGCCCATGCCGCCGTTGGGGCCGGCGACCACGTCACCCTCAGTGTCGGGGTCGCCAGCCACATCCCGGGCGAGAGCGATGGCGGACCCGACCGGCTGCTCGGATCGGCCGATGAGGCCCTGTACGCCGCAAAACGGCTCGGCCGCAACCGCGTCATCTGCGCCGAACGCCTGCTCGCCGAACTCGGCGGGCTCGGCCGCGACCCCTTGCCGGTTCCGGCGCCGGCCCGGCGCAAATCGGCCTAG